The Ciconia boyciana chromosome 2, ASM3463844v1, whole genome shotgun sequence genome has a segment encoding these proteins:
- the LOC140647318 gene encoding protein brambleberry-like isoform X5 — MGRGETVPSPSHRPGAGLQPRLLAPLGVLGGSPPMGWVPSMGGVPQASSWTWGAAPGLGVLPIPFLPAGSSYPPSMLSRSCWALLLLCAAARFFGWLGLSSPPEELRTPPEELGVPPHDPFEMTTGDERFQAEATCGELPSPDSCHDQVMVWLDSSCANLSEEEEAKLGVDLFNRQASAEGHRTYPCTPDMEGQKELWERPAGWLRPTLETPVHHNLQQLALNETLIASGQRQVAQLMEDITRRMGNVSSRGATGLWEGHRVVLSDLHRAQERTRDVYSQLESDLTLLLAQQSRMEEVMEKLRQVNRSLGLMLVAMEGARSRLENHLQQFHAVLDPAGELGTGQWLVAAARRGAGGAWLVLPWEEPRHRLTSTPDRECKMELLQEELDRMEISCLQESSCLEPPSAMAGDLPSLAGRVSSIPGGWRTKLSSCRAMPELALGAGKRWEPKPYNPSQSLASDVSLLSPRSPCQGLTRAGQRCRKKAIPGQDFCHVHTTG, encoded by the exons atggggaggggggagacggtccccagcccttcccaccgccccggggctgggctgcagccgaGGCTCCTGGCACCCCTGGGTGTATTGGGGGGGTCTCCCCCAATGGGGTGGGTCCCCTCaatggggggggtcccccaagCCTCCTCCTGGACTTggggggctgctcccggccTCGGGGTGCTCCCTATCCCTTTTCTCCCGGCAGGATCATCCTACCCCCCCAGCATGCTGTCCcggagctgctgggctctgctactcctctgtgctgctgccaggtTTTTTGGGTGGCTGGGCCTCAGCAGCCCCCCAGAAGAGCTGCGGACCCccccagaggagctgggggtCCCCCCACATGACCCCTTCGAGATGACCACGGGTGATGAGCGGTTCCAGGCTGAAGCCACGTGCGGGGAGCTGCCATCCCCAGACTCCTGCCATGATCAG GTCATGGTGTGGCTCGATTCGTCCTGCGCCAACCtgagcgaggaggaggaggccaaGCTGGGGGTGGACCTGTTCAACCGCCAGGCCAGTGCTGAGGGTCACCGGACATACCCCTGCACCCCAGACATG GAGGGGCAGAAGGAGCTGTGGGAGCGGCCGGCTGGGTGGCTGCGGCCGACACTGGAGACCCCCGTCCACCAcaacctgcagcagctggcactgAATGAGACCCTCATTGCCAGTGGGCAGCGCCAGGTAGCCCAGCTCATGGAGGACATCACCCGGCGGATGG GGAACGTGAGCAGCCGTGGGGCCACAGGGCTCTGGGAAGGGCACCGGGTTGTCCTGTCCGACCTCCACCGTGCACAGGAAAGAACTCGGGATGTCTATTCCCAACTAG AGAGCGACCTGACCCTTCTCCTGGCCCAGCAGAGCCGGATGGAGGAGGTGATGGAGAAGCTGCGGCAGGTCAACCGGAGCCTGGGGCTGATGCTGGTGGCCATGGAGGGTGCACGAAGCCGGCTGGAGAACCATCTGCAGCAGTTCCATGCCGTCCTCGACCCAGCCGGTGAGCTGGGTACAG GGCAGTGGCTGGTGGCAGCCGCCCGCCGTGGTGCTGGGGGAGCCTGGCTGGTGCTTCCCTGGGAGGAGCCCCGTCACCGGCTCACCTCCACCCCAGACAG GGAGTGCAAAATGGAGCTGttgcaggaggagctggacaGGATGGAGATAAGCTGCCTGCAAG AGTCCTCGTGCCTGGAGCCGCCCTCAGCGATGGCAGGGGACCTCCCCAGCTTAGCAGGGCGGGTGTCATCCATTCCTGGTGGCTGGAGGACAAAGCTGAGCTCATGTAGG GCGATGCCGGAGCTggccctgggtgctgggaaGCGTTGGGAGCCCAAACCCTACAACCCAAGCCAGTCTCTGGCCAGCGATGT GTCCTTGCTGTCCCCACGGTCCCCATGCCAGGGACTCACCAGGGCTGGGCAGCGGTGCCGGAAGAAAGCCATCCCTGGGCAGGACTTCTGCCACGTCCACACCACCGGTTGA
- the LOC140647318 gene encoding protein brambleberry-like isoform X2, producing the protein MGRGETVPSPSHRPGAGLQPRLLAPLGVLGGSPPMGWVPSMGGVPQASSWTWGAAPGLGVLPIPFLPAGSSYPPSMLSRSCWALLLLCAAARFFGWLGLSSPPEELRTPPEELGVPPHDPFEMTTGDERFQAEATCGELPSPDSCHDQVMVWLDSSCANLSEEEEAKLGVDLFNRQASAEGHRTYPCTPDMEGQKELWERPAGWLRPTLETPVHHNLQQLALNETLIASGQRQVAQLMEDITRRMGNVSSRGATGLWEGHRVVLSDLHRAQERTRDVYSQLESDLTLLLAQQSRMEEVMEKLRQVNRSLGLMLVAMEGARSRLENHLQQFHAVLDPAGRSPSAISTGILHSSCFVLVVVLLVPTPPRAILLLLFLASSTLGELLGIPALSTLLALAMAGQWLVAAARRGAGGAWLVLPWEEPRHRLTSTPDRECKMELLQEELDRMEISCLQESSCLEPPSAMAGDLPSLAGRVSSIPGGWRTKLSSCRAMPELALGAGKRWEPKPYNPSQSLASDVSLLSPRSPCQGLTRAGQRCRKKAIPGQDFCHVHTTG; encoded by the exons atggggaggggggagacggtccccagcccttcccaccgccccggggctgggctgcagccgaGGCTCCTGGCACCCCTGGGTGTATTGGGGGGGTCTCCCCCAATGGGGTGGGTCCCCTCaatggggggggtcccccaagCCTCCTCCTGGACTTggggggctgctcccggccTCGGGGTGCTCCCTATCCCTTTTCTCCCGGCAGGATCATCCTACCCCCCCAGCATGCTGTCCcggagctgctgggctctgctactcctctgtgctgctgccaggtTTTTTGGGTGGCTGGGCCTCAGCAGCCCCCCAGAAGAGCTGCGGACCCccccagaggagctgggggtCCCCCCACATGACCCCTTCGAGATGACCACGGGTGATGAGCGGTTCCAGGCTGAAGCCACGTGCGGGGAGCTGCCATCCCCAGACTCCTGCCATGATCAG GTCATGGTGTGGCTCGATTCGTCCTGCGCCAACCtgagcgaggaggaggaggccaaGCTGGGGGTGGACCTGTTCAACCGCCAGGCCAGTGCTGAGGGTCACCGGACATACCCCTGCACCCCAGACATG GAGGGGCAGAAGGAGCTGTGGGAGCGGCCGGCTGGGTGGCTGCGGCCGACACTGGAGACCCCCGTCCACCAcaacctgcagcagctggcactgAATGAGACCCTCATTGCCAGTGGGCAGCGCCAGGTAGCCCAGCTCATGGAGGACATCACCCGGCGGATGG GGAACGTGAGCAGCCGTGGGGCCACAGGGCTCTGGGAAGGGCACCGGGTTGTCCTGTCCGACCTCCACCGTGCACAGGAAAGAACTCGGGATGTCTATTCCCAACTAG AGAGCGACCTGACCCTTCTCCTGGCCCAGCAGAGCCGGATGGAGGAGGTGATGGAGAAGCTGCGGCAGGTCAACCGGAGCCTGGGGCTGATGCTGGTGGCCATGGAGGGTGCACGAAGCCGGCTGGAGAACCATCTGCAGCAGTTCCATGCCGTCCTCGACCCAGCCG GTCGAAGCCCAAGTGCCATCTCCACTGGCATCCTACACAGCTCCTGCTTTGTGCTGGTGGTTGTGCTACTGGTGCCCACGCCACCCCGtgccatcctcctcctcctcttcctcgccTCCAGCACCCTCGGCGAGCTCCTTGGCATCCCGGCACTCTCCACTCTCCTGGCCCTTGCCATGGCAG GGCAGTGGCTGGTGGCAGCCGCCCGCCGTGGTGCTGGGGGAGCCTGGCTGGTGCTTCCCTGGGAGGAGCCCCGTCACCGGCTCACCTCCACCCCAGACAG GGAGTGCAAAATGGAGCTGttgcaggaggagctggacaGGATGGAGATAAGCTGCCTGCAAG AGTCCTCGTGCCTGGAGCCGCCCTCAGCGATGGCAGGGGACCTCCCCAGCTTAGCAGGGCGGGTGTCATCCATTCCTGGTGGCTGGAGGACAAAGCTGAGCTCATGTAGG GCGATGCCGGAGCTggccctgggtgctgggaaGCGTTGGGAGCCCAAACCCTACAACCCAAGCCAGTCTCTGGCCAGCGATGT GTCCTTGCTGTCCCCACGGTCCCCATGCCAGGGACTCACCAGGGCTGGGCAGCGGTGCCGGAAGAAAGCCATCCCTGGGCAGGACTTCTGCCACGTCCACACCACCGGTTGA
- the LOC140647318 gene encoding protein brambleberry-like isoform X1 encodes MGRGETVPSPSHRPGAGLQPRLLAPLGVLGGSPPMGWVPSMGGVPQASSWTWGAAPGLGVLPIPFLPAGSSYPPSMLSRSCWALLLLCAAARFFGWLGLSSPPEELRTPPEELGVPPHDPFEMTTGDERFQAEATCGELPSPDSCHDQVMVWLDSSCANLSEEEEAKLGVDLFNRQASAEGHRTYPCTPDMEGQKELWERPAGWLRPTLETPVHHNLQQLALNETLIASGQRQVAQLMEDITRRMGNVSSRGATGLWEGHRVVLSDLHRAQERTRDVYSQLESDLTLLLAQQSRMEEVMEKLRQVNRSLGLMLVAMEGARSRLENHLQQFHAVLDPAGRSPSAISTGILHSSCFVLVVVLLVPTPPRAILLLLFLASSTLGELLGIPALSTLLALAMAGQWLVAAARRGAGGAWLVLPWEEPRHRLTSTPDRGGCEEAGEGTAIMMVTQKLPRQWGSWFSFFPRRECKMELLQEELDRMEISCLQESSCLEPPSAMAGDLPSLAGRVSSIPGGWRTKLSSCRAMPELALGAGKRWEPKPYNPSQSLASDVSLLSPRSPCQGLTRAGQRCRKKAIPGQDFCHVHTTG; translated from the exons atggggaggggggagacggtccccagcccttcccaccgccccggggctgggctgcagccgaGGCTCCTGGCACCCCTGGGTGTATTGGGGGGGTCTCCCCCAATGGGGTGGGTCCCCTCaatggggggggtcccccaagCCTCCTCCTGGACTTggggggctgctcccggccTCGGGGTGCTCCCTATCCCTTTTCTCCCGGCAGGATCATCCTACCCCCCCAGCATGCTGTCCcggagctgctgggctctgctactcctctgtgctgctgccaggtTTTTTGGGTGGCTGGGCCTCAGCAGCCCCCCAGAAGAGCTGCGGACCCccccagaggagctgggggtCCCCCCACATGACCCCTTCGAGATGACCACGGGTGATGAGCGGTTCCAGGCTGAAGCCACGTGCGGGGAGCTGCCATCCCCAGACTCCTGCCATGATCAG GTCATGGTGTGGCTCGATTCGTCCTGCGCCAACCtgagcgaggaggaggaggccaaGCTGGGGGTGGACCTGTTCAACCGCCAGGCCAGTGCTGAGGGTCACCGGACATACCCCTGCACCCCAGACATG GAGGGGCAGAAGGAGCTGTGGGAGCGGCCGGCTGGGTGGCTGCGGCCGACACTGGAGACCCCCGTCCACCAcaacctgcagcagctggcactgAATGAGACCCTCATTGCCAGTGGGCAGCGCCAGGTAGCCCAGCTCATGGAGGACATCACCCGGCGGATGG GGAACGTGAGCAGCCGTGGGGCCACAGGGCTCTGGGAAGGGCACCGGGTTGTCCTGTCCGACCTCCACCGTGCACAGGAAAGAACTCGGGATGTCTATTCCCAACTAG AGAGCGACCTGACCCTTCTCCTGGCCCAGCAGAGCCGGATGGAGGAGGTGATGGAGAAGCTGCGGCAGGTCAACCGGAGCCTGGGGCTGATGCTGGTGGCCATGGAGGGTGCACGAAGCCGGCTGGAGAACCATCTGCAGCAGTTCCATGCCGTCCTCGACCCAGCCG GTCGAAGCCCAAGTGCCATCTCCACTGGCATCCTACACAGCTCCTGCTTTGTGCTGGTGGTTGTGCTACTGGTGCCCACGCCACCCCGtgccatcctcctcctcctcttcctcgccTCCAGCACCCTCGGCGAGCTCCTTGGCATCCCGGCACTCTCCACTCTCCTGGCCCTTGCCATGGCAG GGCAGTGGCTGGTGGCAGCCGCCCGCCGTGGTGCTGGGGGAGCCTGGCTGGTGCTTCCCTGGGAGGAGCCCCGTCACCGGCTCACCTCCACCCCAGACAG AGGAGGGTgtgaggaggctggagaggggACTGCCATCATGATGGTGACGCAGAAGCTGCCAAGGCAATGGGGCTCctggttttccttcttcccacGTAGGGAGTGCAAAATGGAGCTGttgcaggaggagctggacaGGATGGAGATAAGCTGCCTGCAAG AGTCCTCGTGCCTGGAGCCGCCCTCAGCGATGGCAGGGGACCTCCCCAGCTTAGCAGGGCGGGTGTCATCCATTCCTGGTGGCTGGAGGACAAAGCTGAGCTCATGTAGG GCGATGCCGGAGCTggccctgggtgctgggaaGCGTTGGGAGCCCAAACCCTACAACCCAAGCCAGTCTCTGGCCAGCGATGT GTCCTTGCTGTCCCCACGGTCCCCATGCCAGGGACTCACCAGGGCTGGGCAGCGGTGCCGGAAGAAAGCCATCCCTGGGCAGGACTTCTGCCACGTCCACACCACCGGTTGA
- the LOC140647318 gene encoding protein brambleberry-like isoform X7 yields MGRASIHLEGQKELWERPAGWLRPTLETPVHHNLQQLALNETLIASGQRQVAQLMEDITRRMGNVSSRGATGLWEGHRVVLSDLHRAQERTRDVYSQLESDLTLLLAQQSRMEEVMEKLRQVNRSLGLMLVAMEGARSRLENHLQQFHAVLDPAGRSPSAISTGILHSSCFVLVVVLLVPTPPRAILLLLFLASSTLGELLGIPALSTLLALAMAGQWLVAAARRGAGGAWLVLPWEEPRHRLTSTPDRGGCEEAGEGTAIMMVTQKLPRQWGSWFSFFPRRECKMELLQEELDRMEISCLQESSCLEPPSAMAGDLPSLAGRVSSIPGGWRTKLSSCRAMPELALGAGKRWEPKPYNPSQSLASDVSLLSPRSPCQGLTRAGQRCRKKAIPGQDFCHVHTTG; encoded by the exons ATGGGGAGAGCCAGCATCCACCTG GAGGGGCAGAAGGAGCTGTGGGAGCGGCCGGCTGGGTGGCTGCGGCCGACACTGGAGACCCCCGTCCACCAcaacctgcagcagctggcactgAATGAGACCCTCATTGCCAGTGGGCAGCGCCAGGTAGCCCAGCTCATGGAGGACATCACCCGGCGGATGG GGAACGTGAGCAGCCGTGGGGCCACAGGGCTCTGGGAAGGGCACCGGGTTGTCCTGTCCGACCTCCACCGTGCACAGGAAAGAACTCGGGATGTCTATTCCCAACTAG AGAGCGACCTGACCCTTCTCCTGGCCCAGCAGAGCCGGATGGAGGAGGTGATGGAGAAGCTGCGGCAGGTCAACCGGAGCCTGGGGCTGATGCTGGTGGCCATGGAGGGTGCACGAAGCCGGCTGGAGAACCATCTGCAGCAGTTCCATGCCGTCCTCGACCCAGCCG GTCGAAGCCCAAGTGCCATCTCCACTGGCATCCTACACAGCTCCTGCTTTGTGCTGGTGGTTGTGCTACTGGTGCCCACGCCACCCCGtgccatcctcctcctcctcttcctcgccTCCAGCACCCTCGGCGAGCTCCTTGGCATCCCGGCACTCTCCACTCTCCTGGCCCTTGCCATGGCAG GGCAGTGGCTGGTGGCAGCCGCCCGCCGTGGTGCTGGGGGAGCCTGGCTGGTGCTTCCCTGGGAGGAGCCCCGTCACCGGCTCACCTCCACCCCAGACAG AGGAGGGTgtgaggaggctggagaggggACTGCCATCATGATGGTGACGCAGAAGCTGCCAAGGCAATGGGGCTCctggttttccttcttcccacGTAGGGAGTGCAAAATGGAGCTGttgcaggaggagctggacaGGATGGAGATAAGCTGCCTGCAAG AGTCCTCGTGCCTGGAGCCGCCCTCAGCGATGGCAGGGGACCTCCCCAGCTTAGCAGGGCGGGTGTCATCCATTCCTGGTGGCTGGAGGACAAAGCTGAGCTCATGTAGG GCGATGCCGGAGCTggccctgggtgctgggaaGCGTTGGGAGCCCAAACCCTACAACCCAAGCCAGTCTCTGGCCAGCGATGT GTCCTTGCTGTCCCCACGGTCCCCATGCCAGGGACTCACCAGGGCTGGGCAGCGGTGCCGGAAGAAAGCCATCCCTGGGCAGGACTTCTGCCACGTCCACACCACCGGTTGA
- the LOC140647318 gene encoding protein brambleberry-like isoform X4, with amino-acid sequence MGRGETVPSPSHRPGAGLQPRLLAPLGVLGGSPPMGWVPSMGGVPQASSWTWGAAPGLGVLPIPFLPAGSSYPPSMLSRSCWALLLLCAAARFFGWLGLSSPPEELRTPPEELGVPPHDPFEMTTGDERFQAEATCGELPSPDSCHDQVMVWLDSSCANLSEEEEAKLGVDLFNRQASAEGHRTYPCTPDMEGQKELWERPAGWLRPTLETPVHHNLQQLALNETLIASGQRQVAQLMEDITRRMGNVSSRGATGLWEGHRVVLSDLHRAQERTRDVYSQLESDLTLLLAQQSRMEEVMEKLRQVNRSLGLMLVAMEGARSRLENHLQQFHAVLDPAGQWLVAAARRGAGGAWLVLPWEEPRHRLTSTPDRGGCEEAGEGTAIMMVTQKLPRQWGSWFSFFPRRECKMELLQEELDRMEISCLQESSCLEPPSAMAGDLPSLAGRVSSIPGGWRTKLSSCRAMPELALGAGKRWEPKPYNPSQSLASDVSLLSPRSPCQGLTRAGQRCRKKAIPGQDFCHVHTTG; translated from the exons atggggaggggggagacggtccccagcccttcccaccgccccggggctgggctgcagccgaGGCTCCTGGCACCCCTGGGTGTATTGGGGGGGTCTCCCCCAATGGGGTGGGTCCCCTCaatggggggggtcccccaagCCTCCTCCTGGACTTggggggctgctcccggccTCGGGGTGCTCCCTATCCCTTTTCTCCCGGCAGGATCATCCTACCCCCCCAGCATGCTGTCCcggagctgctgggctctgctactcctctgtgctgctgccaggtTTTTTGGGTGGCTGGGCCTCAGCAGCCCCCCAGAAGAGCTGCGGACCCccccagaggagctgggggtCCCCCCACATGACCCCTTCGAGATGACCACGGGTGATGAGCGGTTCCAGGCTGAAGCCACGTGCGGGGAGCTGCCATCCCCAGACTCCTGCCATGATCAG GTCATGGTGTGGCTCGATTCGTCCTGCGCCAACCtgagcgaggaggaggaggccaaGCTGGGGGTGGACCTGTTCAACCGCCAGGCCAGTGCTGAGGGTCACCGGACATACCCCTGCACCCCAGACATG GAGGGGCAGAAGGAGCTGTGGGAGCGGCCGGCTGGGTGGCTGCGGCCGACACTGGAGACCCCCGTCCACCAcaacctgcagcagctggcactgAATGAGACCCTCATTGCCAGTGGGCAGCGCCAGGTAGCCCAGCTCATGGAGGACATCACCCGGCGGATGG GGAACGTGAGCAGCCGTGGGGCCACAGGGCTCTGGGAAGGGCACCGGGTTGTCCTGTCCGACCTCCACCGTGCACAGGAAAGAACTCGGGATGTCTATTCCCAACTAG AGAGCGACCTGACCCTTCTCCTGGCCCAGCAGAGCCGGATGGAGGAGGTGATGGAGAAGCTGCGGCAGGTCAACCGGAGCCTGGGGCTGATGCTGGTGGCCATGGAGGGTGCACGAAGCCGGCTGGAGAACCATCTGCAGCAGTTCCATGCCGTCCTCGACCCAGCCG GGCAGTGGCTGGTGGCAGCCGCCCGCCGTGGTGCTGGGGGAGCCTGGCTGGTGCTTCCCTGGGAGGAGCCCCGTCACCGGCTCACCTCCACCCCAGACAG AGGAGGGTgtgaggaggctggagaggggACTGCCATCATGATGGTGACGCAGAAGCTGCCAAGGCAATGGGGCTCctggttttccttcttcccacGTAGGGAGTGCAAAATGGAGCTGttgcaggaggagctggacaGGATGGAGATAAGCTGCCTGCAAG AGTCCTCGTGCCTGGAGCCGCCCTCAGCGATGGCAGGGGACCTCCCCAGCTTAGCAGGGCGGGTGTCATCCATTCCTGGTGGCTGGAGGACAAAGCTGAGCTCATGTAGG GCGATGCCGGAGCTggccctgggtgctgggaaGCGTTGGGAGCCCAAACCCTACAACCCAAGCCAGTCTCTGGCCAGCGATGT GTCCTTGCTGTCCCCACGGTCCCCATGCCAGGGACTCACCAGGGCTGGGCAGCGGTGCCGGAAGAAAGCCATCCCTGGGCAGGACTTCTGCCACGTCCACACCACCGGTTGA
- the LOC140647318 gene encoding protein brambleberry-like isoform X6, whose protein sequence is MGRGETVPSPSHRPGAGLQPRLLAPLGVLGGSPPMGWVPSMGGVPQASSWTWGAAPGLGVLPIPFLPAGSSYPPSMLSRSCWALLLLCAAARFFGWLGLSSPPEELRTPPEELGVPPHDPFEMTTGDERFQAEATCGELPSPDSCHDQVMVWLDSSCANLSEEEEAKLGVDLFNRQASAEGHRTYPCTPDMEGQKELWERPAGWLRPTLETPVHHNLQQLALNETLIASGQRQVAQLMEDITRRMGNVSSRGATGLWEGHRVVLSDLHRAQERTRDVYSQLESDLTLLLAQQSRMEEVMEKLRQVNRSLGLMLVAMEGARSRLENHLQQFHAVLDPAGQWLVAAARRGAGGAWLVLPWEEPRHRLTSTPDRECKMELLQEELDRMEISCLQESSCLEPPSAMAGDLPSLAGRVSSIPGGWRTKLSSCRAMPELALGAGKRWEPKPYNPSQSLASDVSLLSPRSPCQGLTRAGQRCRKKAIPGQDFCHVHTTG, encoded by the exons atggggaggggggagacggtccccagcccttcccaccgccccggggctgggctgcagccgaGGCTCCTGGCACCCCTGGGTGTATTGGGGGGGTCTCCCCCAATGGGGTGGGTCCCCTCaatggggggggtcccccaagCCTCCTCCTGGACTTggggggctgctcccggccTCGGGGTGCTCCCTATCCCTTTTCTCCCGGCAGGATCATCCTACCCCCCCAGCATGCTGTCCcggagctgctgggctctgctactcctctgtgctgctgccaggtTTTTTGGGTGGCTGGGCCTCAGCAGCCCCCCAGAAGAGCTGCGGACCCccccagaggagctgggggtCCCCCCACATGACCCCTTCGAGATGACCACGGGTGATGAGCGGTTCCAGGCTGAAGCCACGTGCGGGGAGCTGCCATCCCCAGACTCCTGCCATGATCAG GTCATGGTGTGGCTCGATTCGTCCTGCGCCAACCtgagcgaggaggaggaggccaaGCTGGGGGTGGACCTGTTCAACCGCCAGGCCAGTGCTGAGGGTCACCGGACATACCCCTGCACCCCAGACATG GAGGGGCAGAAGGAGCTGTGGGAGCGGCCGGCTGGGTGGCTGCGGCCGACACTGGAGACCCCCGTCCACCAcaacctgcagcagctggcactgAATGAGACCCTCATTGCCAGTGGGCAGCGCCAGGTAGCCCAGCTCATGGAGGACATCACCCGGCGGATGG GGAACGTGAGCAGCCGTGGGGCCACAGGGCTCTGGGAAGGGCACCGGGTTGTCCTGTCCGACCTCCACCGTGCACAGGAAAGAACTCGGGATGTCTATTCCCAACTAG AGAGCGACCTGACCCTTCTCCTGGCCCAGCAGAGCCGGATGGAGGAGGTGATGGAGAAGCTGCGGCAGGTCAACCGGAGCCTGGGGCTGATGCTGGTGGCCATGGAGGGTGCACGAAGCCGGCTGGAGAACCATCTGCAGCAGTTCCATGCCGTCCTCGACCCAGCCG GGCAGTGGCTGGTGGCAGCCGCCCGCCGTGGTGCTGGGGGAGCCTGGCTGGTGCTTCCCTGGGAGGAGCCCCGTCACCGGCTCACCTCCACCCCAGACAG GGAGTGCAAAATGGAGCTGttgcaggaggagctggacaGGATGGAGATAAGCTGCCTGCAAG AGTCCTCGTGCCTGGAGCCGCCCTCAGCGATGGCAGGGGACCTCCCCAGCTTAGCAGGGCGGGTGTCATCCATTCCTGGTGGCTGGAGGACAAAGCTGAGCTCATGTAGG GCGATGCCGGAGCTggccctgggtgctgggaaGCGTTGGGAGCCCAAACCCTACAACCCAAGCCAGTCTCTGGCCAGCGATGT GTCCTTGCTGTCCCCACGGTCCCCATGCCAGGGACTCACCAGGGCTGGGCAGCGGTGCCGGAAGAAAGCCATCCCTGGGCAGGACTTCTGCCACGTCCACACCACCGGTTGA
- the LOC140647318 gene encoding protein brambleberry-like isoform X3 yields the protein MGRGETVPSPSHRPGAGLQPRLLAPLGVLGGSPPMGWVPSMGGVPQASSWTWGAAPGLGVLPIPFLPAGSSYPPSMLSRSCWALLLLCAAARFFGWLGLSSPPEELRTPPEELGVPPHDPFEMTTGDERFQAEATCGELPSPDSCHDQVMVWLDSSCANLSEEEEAKLGVDLFNRQASAEGHRTYPCTPDMEGQKELWERPAGWLRPTLETPVHHNLQQLALNETLIASGQRQVAQLMEDITRRMGNVSSRGATGLWEGHRVVLSDLHRAQERTRDVYSQLESDLTLLLAQQSRMEEVMEKLRQVNRSLGLMLVAMEGARSRLENHLQQFHAVLDPAGELGTGQWLVAAARRGAGGAWLVLPWEEPRHRLTSTPDRGGCEEAGEGTAIMMVTQKLPRQWGSWFSFFPRRECKMELLQEELDRMEISCLQESSCLEPPSAMAGDLPSLAGRVSSIPGGWRTKLSSCRAMPELALGAGKRWEPKPYNPSQSLASDVSLLSPRSPCQGLTRAGQRCRKKAIPGQDFCHVHTTG from the exons atggggaggggggagacggtccccagcccttcccaccgccccggggctgggctgcagccgaGGCTCCTGGCACCCCTGGGTGTATTGGGGGGGTCTCCCCCAATGGGGTGGGTCCCCTCaatggggggggtcccccaagCCTCCTCCTGGACTTggggggctgctcccggccTCGGGGTGCTCCCTATCCCTTTTCTCCCGGCAGGATCATCCTACCCCCCCAGCATGCTGTCCcggagctgctgggctctgctactcctctgtgctgctgccaggtTTTTTGGGTGGCTGGGCCTCAGCAGCCCCCCAGAAGAGCTGCGGACCCccccagaggagctgggggtCCCCCCACATGACCCCTTCGAGATGACCACGGGTGATGAGCGGTTCCAGGCTGAAGCCACGTGCGGGGAGCTGCCATCCCCAGACTCCTGCCATGATCAG GTCATGGTGTGGCTCGATTCGTCCTGCGCCAACCtgagcgaggaggaggaggccaaGCTGGGGGTGGACCTGTTCAACCGCCAGGCCAGTGCTGAGGGTCACCGGACATACCCCTGCACCCCAGACATG GAGGGGCAGAAGGAGCTGTGGGAGCGGCCGGCTGGGTGGCTGCGGCCGACACTGGAGACCCCCGTCCACCAcaacctgcagcagctggcactgAATGAGACCCTCATTGCCAGTGGGCAGCGCCAGGTAGCCCAGCTCATGGAGGACATCACCCGGCGGATGG GGAACGTGAGCAGCCGTGGGGCCACAGGGCTCTGGGAAGGGCACCGGGTTGTCCTGTCCGACCTCCACCGTGCACAGGAAAGAACTCGGGATGTCTATTCCCAACTAG AGAGCGACCTGACCCTTCTCCTGGCCCAGCAGAGCCGGATGGAGGAGGTGATGGAGAAGCTGCGGCAGGTCAACCGGAGCCTGGGGCTGATGCTGGTGGCCATGGAGGGTGCACGAAGCCGGCTGGAGAACCATCTGCAGCAGTTCCATGCCGTCCTCGACCCAGCCGGTGAGCTGGGTACAG GGCAGTGGCTGGTGGCAGCCGCCCGCCGTGGTGCTGGGGGAGCCTGGCTGGTGCTTCCCTGGGAGGAGCCCCGTCACCGGCTCACCTCCACCCCAGACAG AGGAGGGTgtgaggaggctggagaggggACTGCCATCATGATGGTGACGCAGAAGCTGCCAAGGCAATGGGGCTCctggttttccttcttcccacGTAGGGAGTGCAAAATGGAGCTGttgcaggaggagctggacaGGATGGAGATAAGCTGCCTGCAAG AGTCCTCGTGCCTGGAGCCGCCCTCAGCGATGGCAGGGGACCTCCCCAGCTTAGCAGGGCGGGTGTCATCCATTCCTGGTGGCTGGAGGACAAAGCTGAGCTCATGTAGG GCGATGCCGGAGCTggccctgggtgctgggaaGCGTTGGGAGCCCAAACCCTACAACCCAAGCCAGTCTCTGGCCAGCGATGT GTCCTTGCTGTCCCCACGGTCCCCATGCCAGGGACTCACCAGGGCTGGGCAGCGGTGCCGGAAGAAAGCCATCCCTGGGCAGGACTTCTGCCACGTCCACACCACCGGTTGA